The window GATGGCGGGTGCTTCGTGGTGGTCGTAGTTGCTCTCGTTGAACGTGATCGACGCCACACCGGTCCACGAGGAGTTCAGTTTAGCGATGCTCTGGGTGGCGTTGATGCTGGTGCCGTTGTCACCGACATAGACGAGGTAGGCATCGGGCCCATCGACGAACACGGAGTGGTCGCCTACCGTGTTGCCGTTGACAAGGATGGAACCGAGGTAGCTGTAGGTGCCGTCGATCGTAGGGCTGGTCGCGAAGGCGATGGCGTTGCGCTGCGTCCCCGCTGAGTTGGTACGGGGAACTTCGAAGTCGAGCACCCAGTTCCCGGTCGTCGGGTTGTGCGTCAACTGAGGGCGGCCGAGCCAGTTGCCGGGTGTCAGGTCGCCGAGCGTGTCGCCGGGGATCCCGGTCGCCTGAGTGAGGAGGGCCTTGTCCAGGGTCCAGGTCGTGAGATCCGTCGAAGAGTAGAGATTGATGGACTTCGGGTTGGCCAGGTCGGCTCCAACCCAGTAGTAAGTGCCCTCGTAGAGCTGGACGTTTCCGCCCTGCGCGTGGATCGGGTTTCCCGCGCTGTCCATCCAGACCGTGTCGTTCGCGATCGTGGGGGAGAGGTCCGCAGCCTGAGCGGGCGCTGTCGCCCCCCAAGCGGCGAATGCCAGAGCAGTGACAGTGAGCGCCGACGTGACGATCCGAGCTCGTCGTTTCGAGTGACCCATAGGTTTCCTTCTTCATCGAGGGACGTCCGGGCGTGAACGTTATTTGCAGAATGTATGGCAGCAAACGGAATATATGCAAGTAATTTGCTGACCGAACAACGCGACTAGGAGAAACGGACAGTCGCGTCGCGGCACCGTCGCGTGACACTCGGTGAGGTGAAATCGCGTCTGGAAGAGGGTCCTATGTGTACCGCCGCTGAAGAGAAGTTTCTGTGCGACCTCGTCGCGTCGTATGAGGCGAGCGTCGGTCGGCCCTTCCCCGTCGGGCTGCAGCAGGAGCAGCATCTGGGCAGCCGTCTCATGGGCGCCGATATCGGTCTTCTGGCTCACGACGCCGCTGACGATCCGCATTTCGTCTTCGCGAACGCAGCCGCTGCAGCCGCCTTCGGGTATGCCCCGGACGAGATGATCGGGATGCCTTCGCGATATTCGGCCGCCCCGGGAGCGGACCGCGATGCTCGTGCAGGACTGTTCTCTCGACTGAGCCGGCTCGGGTTCGTCGAGGGGTACAGCGGGCGACGAGTCCGCAAGGACGGAAGCACTTTCTGGATCGAGGACGCCACGATCTGGAACGTCGTCGACGCGCCGGGCCGGCGTATCGGTCAAGCGGCACTGCTCCCACTTCGAGACGTACGCACTGCGGGTCGATGAAGCCGTCGCACCGAGAACGGTCGCCGCGGGCACGGGTATGGCGATGAACATGATCAGGCGCGTGCGGTCCGTGGCCGGAGCCCTCGCTGTGCCCGCCCCTACCACGGCCCGTGTGACAGTCGCCTCGCTGACTGAGATGCTGGGCGGGTTGGGGGCCGCGCTGCTCCAGTCGGCCCGAGCGACCAGCGCCGTGGAGCGCATACTGCATGACGTCGCCGCAAGCTACGGACGTGAGGACATCCGTTCCTATGTGCTTCCGACTCTCGTGCTGGTCGAGGACGCGGGGAGCGCTCCAGAGCGGACGACGCTTCACGCGTCGACCGGGCGCCCATTGCGCCTCGATCAGACCGGAGCTGTAGAGCAGCTCATCACCCGAGCGATCGAGACTCGACCGGCCCCTGTGGATGTCCTCGCCGAGCTGAGCCGGATCCGCGCCTCCCGACCGCGCTTCGGTTCCGCCGTCCGCATCGCGGGCCACACGCTTCTCAGCCTCGGTTTCGGGATGGTGCTCGATCCGGTCGCCGCGGCGATACCGGTCTATCTGATTTTCGGACTCCTGGTAGGCGTGATCGTCGAGTTCGGATCGCGAGTCCGCACCCTCGCACTGCTGCTGCCGACGGTGACGGCGTTCGGGATGACCGCCGTCGCCGGAGGGCTGGTCGCGCCGATGATCGACGAAGACCCTGTTCGACTGGTCGCCCCGGCGTTGGTCAGCTTCATCCCGGGTCTAACGATGACGCTCGCCGCGGTGGAACTCACCAGCGCGCAGGTCGTCGCAGGCGCCAGCCGTCTCGTCTACGGCGCAGCCCAGCTCGGGCTCCTCGCCTTCGGCGTGTATGCCGCGTTGACGATGACCGGCGCACACCCGATCATCCATAGTTCGCCGCAACTGGGCAGGTGGGCGGCGTGGGTCGGCATCCCCCTCACAGCGGCGGGATACCTCCTGTTCTCCGTCGCACCCCGAAAATCGTTCGTCTGGATCCTGGCCGCTCTCGTCATCGCCTACGGCGCGCAACAACTCTCCGGTGCACTCGTGGGGGCCGAGTTCTCTGGTTTCGTCGGTGCCATCGTCGTCATCTTCGCGGTGTCCCTCTTCCGGCGAATGCGCTCGGCGCCCCCATCAAGCGTCATGCTGACGTGCGCGTACTGGCTGCTGGTTCCCGGTGCCCTGGGCTTCGTCGGCCTGGGGACGGCAGCGGAGAGGGGAGGGCATGGGGCTGTCGTCCTCGGCGAGTTCGTCGTCTCGTTGCTCGCCATAGCGATCGGAATGGTGGTCGGTGCCGGCTTGACCAGCGATGCGGCCGTAGCGGCCGAGGCGTGGCGCGACGCGGGTGCAGACGTTGCGACAAATGATTGACGGATAAATTCCATCGGGAGTACCGTCGCCGTTAATTATTTGCAAACCGAACGAAGGAGTTCAGGTGAAGTCACCACGCAGACATCTTGCGGTTCTCGGTATTGTGTCCGCCGCCGTCACAACGATCGCTCTCGTCTCGGCACCGGCGTCGGCTACCGTACCGGCCGGCCCGCACATCTCTAACGACACGGTATGGCGCGATACGTCCGGTAACGAGATCCGCGCGCAGGGCGGGAACGTCTTCAAGAATCCGGATGACGGGCTCTGGTACTGGGTGGGAGCGGAGATGAACTCGCGCTACTCGGGCCAGCAGGTGGCGAAGTCCATCAACCTCTACAGCTCGGGTGACCTGCAGACGTGGACCTTCCGTAAGCATCTGGTCACCCAGTCCGACGATCCGTCGCAACTCAACGTGACGCTCGCCGCCGGCGCCGACCCGGATGATCTTCGGGTGACCAGCCTGGTCACCAGTGACGGGAGCTCGTGGCTCGGCCGGCCGCAGCTCATCCACAGTCCACAGGGCAAGTGGATCATCTGGGTGGAGGTCAACGGCGACAAGAAGGTGACGAAGGCTGATGGTACGGTCGTCGACCTCGGGACCGGTCAGGCTGTGTTCGAGAGCGACACCATCGACGGGACATATGAGTACCTCGGCAAGCAGTATGTGCACCATGGCGATGGGTCACCGGACGACGACTACACCAGCGGTGATCGTTCCGTCTTCGTCGAAGGCGGCAACGCCTATCTCGTCTATGTCGGCGACAGTCATCTGACGCGCAATGTCGATCTGAACATCGCACCCCTGAGCAGCGACTGGCGCACGGTGGGGAATCCGCAGTGGACGATTCCCGATGACGTGAGCCTGGGCGGCCAGAATCGGCATGAGGCACCGGGGATCGTCAAGGTCGGCGCGACCTACTACTTGTTCGCTTCGGGAATGGAGGGCTTCAACGCCACGCCGACCAGCTACCTGACCAGCTCCGACCTCGTGCACTGGAGCAGTTCGTGGAAGCCCGTCACCAATGCGCCTTCCTCGACCGTGGATTCCTTCGGCACGCAGTTCGAATCGATCGTCCCGATCGTCGGCTCCTCCGGCACGTCCTACCTCTACAACGGCGATCGCTTCTCGCAGTACTACCCGTGGGTGGACGCCTCCAAGAAGAGTCAGTTCCCCAGTGGCACAGGGCGCAAGGCCTGGTATCCGCTGACCTTCGACGCAGGCGTTCCGACACTCCACGGCGCCACCGATGTCTACGTTGATGCCGGTGCGGGGACGATGACCTGGAACGCCGTCGCGAACGGGCGGTTCGACCAGCGCAACGTCGCCGATACGCGCAACACCACGACGAATCACCCGGGCAACACCCCAAACTGGACCGTGTCCGGGTCAGCGCACCTCGAGGCGACCGGGAGCACGGTCACGAATCAGCAGATGGTGATCGACGACGTCACGACCGGCGGGAAGGGTGTCTTCAGTGGATACGTGTCGCAGCAGCTGACGCTGCCTGCCGGCAGCTACGACTTCTCGTTCGACTACAAGTCGAGCGGCACCGCCTCGCACGCGACCGCGAGCGTGAGCGGCGCCTCGGTGTCCGCGCCGACGAAGGACCTGACGGCTGCAGCGACCACCTTCACCCGTGCCGACATCGCCTTCACCCTCCCTTCGGCGGGCGTCGTCACCATCAAAGTGCAGGCAGACGGCTCGACCGGGTACCTAGACCTCGACAACGTCTCGGTGCTGCCGCAATAGCGCTGCGATGAGCAAATTAGTGGACATAAAGACGCCGATACGCGGCGCATAATGAAAATAATTTGACAAGTCGCTCCCGCTCGTGGCACCCTCGTGTCACGAGCGGGAGCGCGTCTCCCGCCCCTGCACGACCAGAAGGAATCACATGACGACGATGTCGACGCGGATCGTCCCGCAGCGAGCACAGCAGCGCACCCGGCGACGACGCTCCTGGGTGGGATGGGCCTTCGTCGGCCCGTTCATGCTCGCGTTCCTCCTCGTGCTGGTCGCACCGCTGGTCTACACGGTGTACCTGAGCCTGTTCCAGCACCGGCTCATCGGCGGCAACACCTTCGTCGGGCTGACCAACTACCTCCAGCAGCTGACGAACCCTGACTTCTGGGATGCGCTCCTGCGGGTGAGCCTCTACCTGATCGTCTTCGTCCCCGTGATGCTCGGCCTGGCGCTGCTGGCAGCGCTCGCCATCGACTCGGCCCGGCTCCACGCGCCCCGGCTGTTCCGGCTCGCCATCTTCCTGCCGTATGCCGTCCCCGGCGTCGTGGCGGCCCTGCTGTGGGGCTACATGTACGGCACGCAGTTCGGTCTCGTGGGCAACATCGACCGCTTCCTCGGCATCACGCTGCCGGACCCGTTGTCCAGCAACCTCGTGCTCGCATCGATCGGCAACATCATGGTGTGGCTCACCATGGGCTACAACATGCTCGTCTTCTACTCCGCACTGCGGGTGGTGCCGACCGAGTTGTACGAAGCCGCCGACCTCGACGGCGCCGGCGCGTGGCGGGTGATCGGGTCGATCAAGCTCCCCGCAATCCGCCCGGCGGTCGCAGTCACCCTGGTGTTCTCGACGATCGCCGCATTCCAGCTCTTCAATGAGCCCAACATCCTGAAGTCGCTGGCGCCCAACGTGATCAGCAGTCACTTCACCCCAAACATGTACGCGTACAACCTGTCGTTCGCCGGCCAGCAGTTCAACTCCTCGGCCACCGTGGCGATCGTCATGGGGGTCATCACGATGGTCGTCGCCTACGTGATCCAGCGCGTCGCGAGCAGGAAGGCCTGACGATGGCGATCGCAACCGCCGAGCGCCGCGATACGGCGCATCCCGACACCCCGCGCGCGTTCTCCGCCCGGCGGAGCTCGCTCCGCCCGAAGAAGTCGTGGCTGCTCACGGCCGCCATGACCATCCTTTTCGTCTACAGCCTGCTGCCTCTGTTCTGGTTACTGGTGAACTCCACGAAGACCCAGGGCGCCCTGTTCTCGAGCTTCGGCCTGTGGTTCGCCGGGCCGTTCGCCCTGTGGGACAACATCGTCCAGGTCTTCACCTACGACGACGGGATGTTCGCGCGCTGGATGCTGAACACTCTCCTCTACACGGTGGTCGGGGCGTGCGGTTCGACGTTCCTGGCGACGTTGGCCGGATACGGATTGGCGAAGTTCGACTTCCCCGGCAAGCGGGCGACGTTCGCCGTGATCATCGCGGCGGTCGCCGTGCCCGGCAGCGCTCTGGCCGTGCCGACGTTCCTGCTGTTCAGTCAGCTCGGGCTGACGAACACGCCGTGGGCGGTGTTCATCCCGTCGCTGGTCACTCCGTTCGGACTCTTCCTGACGTGGAGCTACACCCAGGAGGCGGTACCCAACGAGTTGCTGGAGGCGGCACGGATGGACGGCGCCGGTGAGTTCCGTACCTTCTTCACCATTTCGTCCCGACTGCTCGCGCCCGGCGTCGTCTCGGTGCTCCTGCTGGAGATCGTCGGCACGTGGAACAACTACTTCCTCCCCTTGATCATGCTGAGCGACCCGAGGTGGTACCCGCTGACCGTCGGCCTGAACCAATGGAGCGAGCAGGCGAACACCGCCGGCGGAGACGCCGTCTTCAACCTGGTCATCACCGGTTCGCTGCTGACGATCGTCCCGATCATCGTCGCCTTCCTCTTCCTCCAGCGGTTCTGGCAGTCCGGCCTCGCCGCGGGAAGCGTCAAGGCGTGACCTGACCCTTCTTTCCCTCCCACCCACCCTTCACCGCAGAAAGGCACCACTCGAAATGACAACCCACAGCCGCTGGCGGTCCGGAGCGAGGAAGCTCGCCGTGACTGCCGCCGTCGGACTCGCCGTCACCGCAGGCCTCGCAGGCTGCTCCGGCGGAAACTCCGAGCAGCCCTCCTCTTCTGCCGTCTCGCAGTCCGAGATCCAGGCGGCCCTCAAGAAGAAGACCACGCTGACCATCTGGACCTGGGCCACGACGCTGACCGGGATCGTCAAGGCGTTCGAGCAGAAATACCCGAACGTCACGATCAACGTCGTCAACGTCGGAACCGGAGCCGCCCATTACACCAAGCTCGAGAACGCCATCAAGGCGGGATCGGGCGCTCCGGACCTCGCGACGGTCGAGTATCAGGTGCTCCCGCAGTTCGCGCTGGAGGGAAGTCTCGTCGACCTGGACAAGACCTTCGGCTGGGGCGACCTGAAGGACAAGTTCACGCCGGCGATCTGGAATTCCACCAACGTCAACGGCGGGCTC is drawn from Leifsonia shinshuensis and contains these coding sequences:
- a CDS encoding threonine/serine exporter family protein, with amino-acid sequence MAGALAVPAPTTARVTVASLTEMLGGLGAALLQSARATSAVERILHDVAASYGREDIRSYVLPTLVLVEDAGSAPERTTLHASTGRPLRLDQTGAVEQLITRAIETRPAPVDVLAELSRIRASRPRFGSAVRIAGHTLLSLGFGMVLDPVAAAIPVYLIFGLLVGVIVEFGSRVRTLALLLPTVTAFGMTAVAGGLVAPMIDEDPVRLVAPALVSFIPGLTMTLAAVELTSAQVVAGASRLVYGAAQLGLLAFGVYAALTMTGAHPIIHSSPQLGRWAAWVGIPLTAAGYLLFSVAPRKSFVWILAALVIAYGAQQLSGALVGAEFSGFVGAIVVIFAVSLFRRMRSAPPSSVMLTCAYWLLVPGALGFVGLGTAAERGGHGAVVLGEFVVSLLAIAIGMVVGAGLTSDAAVAAEAWRDAGADVATND
- a CDS encoding carbohydrate ABC transporter permease yields the protein MAIATAERRDTAHPDTPRAFSARRSSLRPKKSWLLTAAMTILFVYSLLPLFWLLVNSTKTQGALFSSFGLWFAGPFALWDNIVQVFTYDDGMFARWMLNTLLYTVVGACGSTFLATLAGYGLAKFDFPGKRATFAVIIAAVAVPGSALAVPTFLLFSQLGLTNTPWAVFIPSLVTPFGLFLTWSYTQEAVPNELLEAARMDGAGEFRTFFTISSRLLAPGVVSVLLLEIVGTWNNYFLPLIMLSDPRWYPLTVGLNQWSEQANTAGGDAVFNLVITGSLLTIVPIIVAFLFLQRFWQSGLAAGSVKA
- a CDS encoding sugar ABC transporter permease — encoded protein: MTTMSTRIVPQRAQQRTRRRRSWVGWAFVGPFMLAFLLVLVAPLVYTVYLSLFQHRLIGGNTFVGLTNYLQQLTNPDFWDALLRVSLYLIVFVPVMLGLALLAALAIDSARLHAPRLFRLAIFLPYAVPGVVAALLWGYMYGTQFGLVGNIDRFLGITLPDPLSSNLVLASIGNIMVWLTMGYNMLVFYSALRVVPTELYEAADLDGAGAWRVIGSIKLPAIRPAVAVTLVFSTIAAFQLFNEPNILKSLAPNVISSHFTPNMYAYNLSFAGQQFNSSATVAIVMGVITMVVAYVIQRVASRKA
- a CDS encoding MEKHLA domain-containing protein yields the protein MKSRLEEGPMCTAAEEKFLCDLVASYEASVGRPFPVGLQQEQHLGSRLMGADIGLLAHDAADDPHFVFANAAAAAAFGYAPDEMIGMPSRYSAAPGADRDARAGLFSRLSRLGFVEGYSGRRVRKDGSTFWIEDATIWNVVDAPGRRIGQAALLPLRDVRTAGR
- a CDS encoding family 43 glycosylhydrolase → MKSPRRHLAVLGIVSAAVTTIALVSAPASATVPAGPHISNDTVWRDTSGNEIRAQGGNVFKNPDDGLWYWVGAEMNSRYSGQQVAKSINLYSSGDLQTWTFRKHLVTQSDDPSQLNVTLAAGADPDDLRVTSLVTSDGSSWLGRPQLIHSPQGKWIIWVEVNGDKKVTKADGTVVDLGTGQAVFESDTIDGTYEYLGKQYVHHGDGSPDDDYTSGDRSVFVEGGNAYLVYVGDSHLTRNVDLNIAPLSSDWRTVGNPQWTIPDDVSLGGQNRHEAPGIVKVGATYYLFASGMEGFNATPTSYLTSSDLVHWSSSWKPVTNAPSSTVDSFGTQFESIVPIVGSSGTSYLYNGDRFSQYYPWVDASKKSQFPSGTGRKAWYPLTFDAGVPTLHGATDVYVDAGAGTMTWNAVANGRFDQRNVADTRNTTTNHPGNTPNWTVSGSAHLEATGSTVTNQQMVIDDVTTGGKGVFSGYVSQQLTLPAGSYDFSFDYKSSGTASHATASVSGASVSAPTKDLTAAATTFTRADIAFTLPSAGVVTIKVQADGSTGYLDLDNVSVLPQ